In the Pseudanabaena sp. PCC 7367 genome, one interval contains:
- the dnaA gene encoding chromosomal replication initiator protein DnaA: protein MDISKDTLWTMVLEYLEGEVSRPALESWIKTALPEELTPEKFVLRTPHSFARNWLFKYYYHRLKEVVAEILGYTVEVQILTAQQLDSNAVEMPEDVYGHKDIILLSDDTPTEITAAGANNLVRAGNSNSNGSDRQDSPSATNASNGSNSNGVRTGKINPKYTFSRFVVGATNRMAHAAALAVAESPGREFNPLFLCGGVGLGKTHLMQAIAHYRLEISTDQKIFYVSTEQFTNDLISAIRQDSMQAFREHYRDVDMILVDDIQFIEGKEYTQEEFFHTFNTLYESGKQIILASDRPPAQIPRLQERLCSRFSMGLIADVQVPDLETRMAILQKKAEYENLRIPSEVIHYIAASYTSNIRELEGALVRAVTYISISGLPMTVDNVSPVLNAPKEPVEIAPAQVVDLVAAYFEVEAEAMRGSSRKRTISLARQVAMFLMRQHTSLSLPKIGDELGGKDHTTVMYSCDKIAQQQEKDPEMAQALREISDRIYHIAKEGDAPAKSIEGGNRK from the coding sequence GTGGACATCTCCAAAGACACACTGTGGACAATGGTGCTGGAATACCTCGAAGGCGAGGTGAGTCGCCCTGCCCTGGAATCATGGATCAAAACTGCGCTACCCGAAGAACTAACGCCGGAAAAGTTTGTGCTGCGCACGCCCCATTCTTTTGCCCGCAACTGGCTGTTTAAATACTATTATCATCGCCTCAAGGAAGTAGTTGCCGAGATTTTGGGCTATACAGTGGAGGTGCAAATTCTTACTGCCCAACAACTCGACTCCAATGCGGTGGAAATGCCGGAGGATGTCTATGGCCACAAAGATATTATTTTGCTCTCTGATGACACACCCACCGAGATTACAGCAGCTGGTGCCAATAATTTAGTCAGAGCCGGAAATAGCAATTCCAATGGTAGCGATCGCCAGGACAGTCCAAGTGCTACTAATGCCAGCAATGGCAGTAATAGTAATGGTGTGCGCACGGGCAAAATCAACCCCAAATATACTTTTTCGCGGTTTGTGGTGGGGGCAACCAATCGTATGGCTCATGCAGCAGCATTGGCGGTGGCCGAGTCGCCGGGGCGGGAATTTAACCCGCTGTTTTTGTGTGGTGGGGTGGGGCTGGGGAAGACCCATCTAATGCAGGCGATCGCCCACTATCGGTTAGAAATTTCCACCGATCAAAAGATTTTTTATGTCTCAACCGAGCAATTCACCAATGATTTGATCAGTGCGATCCGCCAGGACAGTATGCAGGCGTTCCGGGAGCATTACCGCGATGTGGATATGATTCTGGTGGATGATATTCAATTTATTGAAGGCAAAGAATATACCCAGGAAGAATTTTTCCATACTTTTAATACGCTCTACGAAAGCGGTAAGCAGATTATTCTGGCCAGCGATCGCCCCCCAGCCCAGATTCCCCGGCTCCAGGAGCGATTGTGCTCGCGGTTTTCGATGGGATTGATTGCCGATGTGCAGGTGCCCGATTTAGAAACCCGCATGGCGATCTTGCAAAAAAAGGCCGAATATGAAAATCTGCGCATTCCCAGCGAAGTGATTCACTACATTGCCGCTAGCTATACCTCTAATATTCGAGAGCTAGAAGGAGCCTTAGTACGGGCGGTTACCTATATTTCAATTTCCGGTTTGCCCATGACCGTGGATAACGTTTCGCCAGTCCTGAATGCCCCCAAAGAACCAGTGGAGATTGCGCCTGCTCAAGTAGTAGACCTGGTGGCGGCATATTTTGAGGTAGAAGCTGAAGCCATGCGGGGGAGTTCGCGCAAACGGACTATTTCCCTGGCGCGTCAGGTAGCAATGTTTTTAATGCGGCAGCATACCAGCCTCAGCTTGCCCAAAATTGGTGATGAATTAGGTGGCAAAGACCATACGACGGTGATGTATAGCTGCGATAAGATCGCCCAGCAACAGGAAAAAGATCCCGAAATGGCGCAAGCTCTCCGGGAAATTAGCGATCGCATTTATCACATTGCCAAGGAGGGCGATGCACCGGCAAAAAGCATTGAGGGCGGAAATCGTAAGTAG
- the trpS gene encoding tryptophan--tRNA ligase, giving the protein MAQKKRVLSGVQPTGNLHLGNYLGAIRNWVEMQADYDSFFFAADLHTITVPHDPENLAENTRRMVATYIACGIDPVETTLFVQSHISAHAELTWLLNCITPLNWLERMIQFKEKALKQGENVSVGLLDYPVLMAVDILLYQADLVPVGEDQKQHLELTRDIAIRFNDKFRYADGKKEAKAKDLKTKGDRNGDNSEAAIGRVFKLPDPLIKKEGARVMSLSDGTSKMSKSDPSDMSRINLLDHPDLIAKKIKKCKTDPIRGLEFDNPDRPECHNLLTLYMLLGNKTRAGVENEIGSMRGWGDFKPRLTETTIEALRPIQAKYNELISEPDYLAKILADGREKAGAVAFETLYQAKSALGFLAK; this is encoded by the coding sequence ATGGCGCAAAAAAAGCGAGTCTTATCAGGTGTTCAACCCACCGGCAATCTTCACCTGGGCAATTACTTAGGCGCGATCCGCAACTGGGTTGAGATGCAAGCTGATTATGACAGCTTCTTTTTTGCCGCCGATCTGCATACCATCACTGTGCCCCATGATCCTGAAAACCTGGCCGAGAACACTAGACGGATGGTGGCTACCTATATTGCCTGTGGCATTGATCCGGTGGAAACTACTTTGTTTGTGCAATCGCATATTTCCGCCCACGCCGAGTTGACCTGGCTGCTCAATTGCATTACGCCGCTCAATTGGCTAGAGCGCATGATTCAGTTTAAGGAAAAAGCCCTCAAGCAAGGTGAAAACGTTAGCGTGGGTTTGCTTGACTATCCGGTGCTGATGGCGGTGGATATTCTGCTCTATCAAGCTGATCTGGTGCCCGTAGGCGAGGATCAAAAGCAGCACCTCGAACTTACCCGCGATATTGCGATCCGCTTTAATGACAAGTTTCGTTACGCTGACGGCAAGAAAGAGGCCAAGGCCAAAGATCTCAAAACAAAAGGCGATCGCAATGGTGATAATTCCGAAGCTGCGATCGGGCGAGTGTTTAAATTACCAGACCCATTGATCAAAAAAGAGGGCGCTAGGGTAATGAGCCTGAGTGATGGCACCAGCAAAATGTCTAAATCCGATCCATCGGACATGAGCCGGATTAATTTGCTTGATCATCCCGATTTGATCGCCAAAAAAATCAAAAAATGCAAAACTGACCCGATTCGTGGCCTGGAGTTTGATAATCCCGATCGGCCAGAGTGCCATAATCTACTAACTTTGTATATGCTCCTGGGCAATAAAACCAGAGCCGGGGTGGAAAATGAGATCGGCTCAATGCGGGGCTGGGGCGATTTCAAGCCCAGACTCACCGAAACAACGATCGAAGCGCTGCGGCCAATTCAGGCAAAATATAACGAGTTAATCAGTGAACCGGACTATTTGGCCAAGATTTTGGCCGATGGCAGAGAAAAAGCTGGCGCGGTGGCATTTGAGACGCTATACCAGGCCAAGTCGGCATTGGGCTTTCTGGCTAAATAA
- a CDS encoding nSTAND1 domain-containing NTPase, translated as MAIEQQQFKLDSLNERSWQALARSINLSQGQFSLILVRCNYDQLRTSVVNKLKKHCQLRIEENWLDFGDRSTRSTGSTTGQGANEGAKFTAADLIAALKPGSIANAANGSLAGKQKTSILASASSAKISRNHLNQSPELTSSEAIGNAIRINNVDDFTTFAPNINNGLEQNQRQNSANSPAQSTGSALMIMGLERAIAHRTDAAGWLAQIAQLREQMRANLAMPLILWLNDDSLKAIYKFAPQLVSWSAPPIEFVVSASELSQSLSQSASYIFEILLDPELCPSLHDHLIDREISPAQRLEQNLAIQEIKRQNYVLSPHLEASLDFLIGREAYGDHQIYVARQHYQDSLAYWRKCGDRLKQGMLLYYLGNWWQHHALSDSRQKEQSLSTASEYLKQCIDVFEQADRADLAAKYINTLGVVMHHQQQWEQLAQLAQRAIALHLQFAGLDQAIPNHAPARYAATGLDHIDRQATNLAQINQTNRSTRAKLSVSKSNESASNESESSLITPHPDHAKSALTASSRVGIIATGDRPVANNIHAQTRLAHAHSFLAEVALHDQNWQEAKHYAQLALDIHQQAIAASIGLDNNQTQAYALDRLAPDRLTAPNIPTTYTEFAQQIYLTYLGQYQLLLAQALIQLNQPQLAQANLLQAQANVDAQKHPQLYIEVLSVLRQIYYDRGKYIEAFRTKQEQHAIQQQYGWLAFIGAGRLQARKQPGNLTTATQQIRPMEMAAEIKASGRSQDVVRLRERISHSDYKLTILHGASGVGKSSLVNAGLVPAFQATSSLAGQSVLPIVISVYGNWVELLQRSLASGLGQLNPDLAQSTAFNQINQTNQFEQSNQSGAQHQADRPTNTTDQTEVQLETLLLQIRHLSDRQTLVVLIFDQFEEFFFTCRNPNSRQQFFQFLRLCMDIPLVRLVLSIREDYLHLLLEFELFCRSRLSHGQSPNQSQTLTAIPDLLSRHWRYQIGNLSLADARAVINSLTAQAQCQFEPALIDQLVADLAADLGAVRPIELQVVGAQLQAENITTLAKYQQLGPAQRLVERSLGQLIKECGANAELAAQQVLLSLTDEHDTRPIRTYAELANDLGKDANKLDLILEILVGSGLVFKLPEIATRRYQLVHDYLVAFIRQHQESGLIAELMEMRRKAALSQTRIDRLIKGALVGAITALAAISGLAWQAESQRKLAEVKEIKAIVASSEALLLLDNQLESMITAVRAGHKLKHSPHAQANPQVKRDTLGALQGAIHEMQELNRFESGQSPSYAARFSPDGNMIAAASWNHGIKIWQRNGKLLKGLVGHKQPVRNLSFSANGQYLASVSEDQTLILWDLSLGSVIRIVQAHAASIHGVSFSPNNLQIATAASDGSVRIWQVADLIAGEASKEIIANIQPWRSLVGHEDAVYGVSYSPDGRMLATASADGTVKLWSAAGDRLLTLDLSGSQTQPTVVWRVEFSADGQKLAAGDSNGQVWIWELASLPANNHSGSNWDDSDEILAAAPGENTGTNELDRTDQITQTANSLDHSIPTAKLINTIAAHDGDVLGLRFSPDGRSIATSSTDTKVKIHNLDGKLEAIFEAHEDAVFDVDFAPDGETLVTASKDKTVRYWRSTNNLLFNAKGHSSTVWATAFSPTGETIASVGVDKVVRIWNAQGEELGQLSGHNDTIYGISFSPDGKSIATGSKDNTIKIWDLASRKLMHTLTGHESWVNNVSYSPNGEFIASASADQTVKIWQPDGTLANTLTGHTGIIWAVAWSPDSQKLVSAGDDAMIKIWDVNGSLIKNIADSHDGGVLAIAYSPDGKLIASAGKDRQLKLWHGETGEFIEVIENSDDWIYGLGFSPDGQILARAGADRKIKLWDLSDGSLLKTLNGHTAEVNGVSFSPDSKVIASASRDGTVKLWNAETLDLDTMLARSCLWLTDYLEHGADVAIEDRQVCAGIN; from the coding sequence ATGGCAATTGAGCAGCAACAATTCAAACTAGATTCATTGAATGAACGTTCCTGGCAAGCTTTGGCGCGATCGATCAACCTTTCTCAGGGGCAGTTCTCGCTGATTCTGGTGCGTTGTAATTATGATCAATTGCGTACATCTGTTGTTAATAAGCTCAAAAAGCATTGCCAACTCAGGATTGAAGAAAATTGGCTTGATTTCGGCGATCGCTCTACCCGCTCTACAGGCTCTACAACTGGCCAAGGTGCTAATGAGGGTGCAAAATTTACGGCCGCAGATTTAATCGCTGCTTTAAAACCTGGCTCGATTGCCAACGCTGCCAATGGTTCACTGGCTGGCAAGCAAAAAACCAGCATTCTGGCTAGCGCTTCTAGTGCCAAGATCTCTAGAAATCACCTTAATCAGTCTCCAGAGCTAACCAGTTCTGAAGCGATCGGTAATGCAATTAGGATTAATAATGTTGACGATTTCACTACTTTTGCTCCCAATATCAACAATGGCCTAGAGCAAAATCAAAGGCAAAACAGTGCAAATTCACCTGCCCAATCAACTGGTTCAGCCCTGATGATCATGGGGTTAGAAAGAGCGATCGCCCACAGAACTGATGCTGCTGGCTGGCTGGCTCAAATCGCTCAACTGCGCGAACAAATGCGCGCGAACTTGGCCATGCCGCTGATCTTATGGCTGAATGACGACAGCTTGAAAGCGATCTATAAATTTGCGCCCCAACTGGTGAGTTGGTCTGCCCCACCGATCGAGTTTGTGGTTTCTGCCTCTGAGCTGAGCCAATCCCTTAGCCAAAGTGCCAGTTATATTTTTGAGATTTTACTTGATCCAGAACTCTGCCCCAGCCTCCACGATCACCTTATCGATCGGGAAATTAGTCCGGCTCAACGCCTGGAACAAAATTTAGCAATTCAAGAAATCAAGCGCCAAAACTATGTGCTCAGTCCGCACTTGGAAGCGAGCCTGGATTTTTTGATTGGTCGTGAAGCCTATGGCGATCATCAAATTTATGTAGCCCGCCAACATTATCAAGACAGCCTGGCCTATTGGCGTAAATGTGGCGATCGACTCAAACAAGGCATGTTGCTCTATTATCTGGGGAACTGGTGGCAGCACCATGCCCTGAGCGATTCGCGGCAGAAAGAACAAAGTTTAAGCACCGCAAGTGAATACCTTAAGCAATGCATAGATGTATTTGAGCAGGCCGATCGCGCCGATCTTGCGGCCAAGTATATTAATACCCTGGGGGTGGTAATGCATCACCAGCAGCAATGGGAGCAGTTGGCTCAGTTGGCACAAAGGGCGATCGCGCTACATCTTCAATTTGCTGGCCTTGACCAAGCAATCCCGAATCATGCTCCAGCAAGGTATGCTGCCACGGGGCTAGATCACATAGATCGCCAAGCAACCAATTTAGCGCAAATCAATCAAACCAATCGATCGACCAGGGCTAAATTATCTGTATCTAAATCTAATGAATCTGCATCTAATGAATCTGAATCTAGCTTAATTACACCTCACCCAGATCATGCTAAGTCGGCTCTAACCGCTTCTAGTCGAGTAGGCATTATTGCGACTGGCGATCGACCTGTAGCCAATAATATCCATGCCCAAACCAGACTTGCCCATGCCCATAGTTTTTTAGCCGAAGTAGCGCTCCATGATCAAAATTGGCAGGAAGCTAAGCATTATGCTCAACTAGCTCTGGATATCCATCAGCAGGCAATCGCCGCATCGATCGGCTTAGACAACAACCAAACCCAGGCATATGCTCTCGATCGCCTAGCACCCGATCGCCTAACTGCACCAAATATTCCCACTACCTATACTGAATTTGCCCAACAGATCTATCTCACCTATTTAGGGCAATATCAACTGTTGCTGGCCCAAGCCCTGATTCAGCTCAATCAACCTCAACTGGCTCAGGCAAATCTGTTGCAAGCTCAGGCAAATGTGGATGCCCAGAAACATCCCCAGCTTTACATTGAAGTTCTGAGCGTGCTGAGGCAAATTTATTACGATCGCGGTAAATATATTGAAGCCTTTCGGACTAAGCAAGAGCAACATGCAATCCAACAACAATATGGTTGGTTGGCCTTCATTGGCGCAGGACGGTTGCAGGCACGCAAACAGCCGGGAAATCTCACCACCGCCACCCAGCAGATCCGGCCAATGGAGATGGCGGCGGAAATCAAAGCCTCGGGGCGATCGCAGGATGTGGTGCGGTTACGGGAGCGCATCAGCCATAGCGATTATAAATTAACGATCTTGCACGGTGCTTCGGGGGTGGGTAAAAGCTCGCTGGTTAATGCGGGTCTGGTGCCTGCTTTTCAGGCGACTTCATCCCTGGCGGGGCAATCGGTCTTGCCGATCGTGATCAGCGTTTATGGTAACTGGGTTGAATTACTGCAACGATCGCTGGCTAGTGGATTGGGGCAATTGAATCCTGATTTAGCTCAATCTACTGCTTTCAATCAAATCAATCAAACAAATCAATTTGAGCAATCGAATCAATCCGGAGCGCAGCATCAAGCCGATCGCCCCACCAATACTACCGATCAAACTGAAGTGCAGCTTGAAACATTGCTACTACAAATCCGCCATCTCAGCGATCGCCAGACCCTCGTGGTGCTGATTTTTGACCAATTTGAAGAGTTTTTCTTTACCTGCCGCAACCCCAATTCACGCCAGCAATTCTTCCAATTCCTACGATTGTGCATGGATATTCCCCTGGTGCGATTGGTGCTGTCGATTCGGGAAGATTATTTGCATTTATTATTAGAATTCGAGCTATTTTGCCGATCTAGACTCAGTCATGGCCAAAGTCCCAATCAAAGCCAGACCCTAACAGCCATTCCCGATCTGCTCAGTCGGCATTGGCGCTATCAAATTGGCAACCTTTCCCTGGCCGATGCCCGTGCTGTGATCAATAGCCTGACTGCGCAAGCCCAATGTCAATTTGAGCCAGCCTTGATCGATCAACTGGTTGCCGATCTGGCCGCTGATCTGGGGGCAGTACGACCGATCGAATTGCAAGTCGTAGGCGCTCAACTCCAGGCCGAGAATATCACCACGCTGGCTAAATATCAGCAATTAGGGCCAGCCCAGCGGTTGGTGGAGCGATCGCTAGGACAATTAATCAAAGAATGCGGTGCTAACGCCGAACTTGCCGCCCAACAGGTATTATTGTCGCTCACCGATGAGCATGACACCCGCCCGATCCGCACCTATGCTGAATTGGCCAACGATCTGGGCAAAGATGCCAATAAGCTGGATTTAATTCTGGAGATTCTGGTGGGTTCTGGCCTAGTGTTCAAATTGCCAGAAATAGCAACCAGGCGTTACCAATTAGTGCATGACTATTTGGTGGCTTTCATTCGCCAACACCAGGAATCGGGATTAATTGCTGAGCTAATGGAAATGCGGCGCAAGGCGGCACTCTCACAGACCCGGATCGATCGCTTAATCAAAGGTGCTCTAGTTGGTGCAATCACTGCCCTGGCCGCAATTTCAGGTTTGGCATGGCAGGCAGAGTCTCAACGCAAACTGGCCGAGGTGAAGGAAATTAAAGCGATCGTGGCTTCGTCTGAAGCACTGCTATTGCTCGACAATCAATTAGAGTCAATGATCACGGCGGTACGAGCCGGACATAAACTCAAACATTCACCCCATGCCCAGGCCAACCCGCAAGTGAAGCGAGATACGCTAGGCGCTTTGCAAGGGGCGATCCATGAAATGCAAGAGTTAAATCGGTTCGAGAGCGGGCAATCCCCAAGTTATGCGGCTAGATTCAGCCCCGACGGCAACATGATCGCTGCTGCCAGTTGGAATCATGGCATTAAAATTTGGCAGCGTAATGGCAAGCTCCTAAAGGGGTTAGTTGGTCACAAGCAACCAGTCAGAAATTTAAGTTTCAGTGCAAATGGCCAATATTTAGCCTCGGTAAGCGAGGATCAAACCCTGATTTTGTGGGATTTGAGTCTGGGCAGTGTAATTCGGATTGTCCAGGCTCATGCTGCTTCGATCCATGGGGTTAGCTTTAGCCCGAATAATCTTCAGATTGCGACTGCGGCTAGTGATGGCAGTGTGAGAATCTGGCAAGTTGCTGATTTGATCGCTGGCGAGGCAAGTAAAGAAATTATTGCTAATATTCAACCCTGGCGATCGCTAGTCGGCCATGAAGATGCGGTCTATGGGGTTAGCTATAGTCCCGATGGCAGAATGCTTGCTACTGCCAGTGCAGATGGCACGGTCAAGCTATGGAGTGCTGCGGGCGATCGATTGCTTACCCTTGACTTATCTGGATCGCAAACTCAGCCCACCGTGGTCTGGCGAGTTGAATTTAGTGCCGATGGGCAAAAGCTGGCGGCAGGCGATAGTAATGGCCAGGTTTGGATCTGGGAGTTAGCATCACTACCTGCAAATAATCACTCTGGATCAAACTGGGATGATTCAGATGAGATCTTAGCGGCTGCTCCAGGTGAAAACACTGGAACCAATGAACTCGATCGCACTGATCAAATTACTCAAACTGCTAATTCGCTTGATCATTCAATCCCAACGGCAAAGCTGATTAACACGATCGCTGCCCATGACGGCGATGTGTTGGGTTTAAGGTTTAGCCCCGATGGCAGGTCGATCGCCACCTCTAGCACCGACACCAAAGTAAAAATTCATAATTTAGATGGCAAATTGGAAGCCATATTTGAAGCCCATGAAGATGCAGTGTTTGATGTGGATTTTGCCCCCGATGGCGAAACTCTGGTCACGGCCAGCAAGGATAAAACCGTACGCTATTGGCGATCGACCAATAACCTGCTATTCAACGCCAAGGGGCATAGCTCTACGGTCTGGGCAACGGCATTTAGCCCCACCGGTGAAACGATCGCCTCGGTGGGTGTAGATAAGGTGGTGAGAATTTGGAATGCCCAGGGTGAGGAGCTAGGGCAGCTAAGTGGCCACAACGATACAATCTACGGCATTAGTTTCAGTCCCGATGGCAAGTCGATCGCCACTGGCAGCAAAGATAACACGATTAAAATCTGGGATCTGGCTAGTCGCAAACTTATGCATACGCTCACTGGCCATGAAAGCTGGGTAAACAATGTTAGTTATAGTCCCAATGGGGAGTTTATTGCCTCCGCCAGTGCCGATCAAACGGTTAAAATCTGGCAGCCTGATGGCACCCTGGCAAACACCCTCACTGGTCATACTGGGATTATTTGGGCAGTTGCCTGGAGCCCTGATAGTCAGAAGCTAGTTTCAGCGGGGGATGATGCCATGATCAAGATCTGGGATGTGAATGGCAGCTTGATTAAAAATATTGCCGATTCCCATGATGGTGGAGTATTGGCGATCGCCTATAGCCCCGATGGGAAGTTGATTGCCTCAGCGGGTAAGGATCGGCAACTTAAGCTCTGGCATGGGGAAACTGGCGAGTTCATTGAAGTCATAGAAAATAGCGATGATTGGATCTATGGCCTGGGCTTTAGTCCCGATGGTCAGATCTTGGCAAGGGCTGGAGCCGATCGTAAAATTAAGCTCTGGGATCTCAGTGATGGATCGCTCCTGAAAACCCTTAATGGCCATACAGCAGAGGTTAATGGGGTTAGTTTTAGCCCTGACAGCAAAGTGATTGCCTCGGCCAGCCGTGATGGTACGGTCAAACTCTGGAATGCGGAAACCCTTGATTTAGATACCATGCTGGCTCGAAGTTGTCTCTGGTTGACTGATTACCTGGAGCATGGCGCGGATGTGGCGATCGAGGATCGGCAGGTCTGTGCTGGGATTAACTAG
- a CDS encoding calcium-binding protein produces MSELAPYDSSWDEGNQELWDQKYEEWERRDWLTWLSDNLVFPFQVERMEDDFGESPEPDQAFGLGHKMKAIAIDDEISDDLYGIIIKAKEGRKTGYVPLADVEVTDKEDPNFWAVREYVVWFANR; encoded by the coding sequence ATGTCTGAGCTTGCCCCCTATGATTCTTCCTGGGATGAGGGTAACCAGGAGCTATGGGATCAAAAGTACGAAGAATGGGAAAGAAGAGATTGGTTAACATGGCTTAGCGATAATTTAGTCTTCCCGTTTCAAGTGGAGCGGATGGAAGATGATTTTGGTGAGAGCCCTGAACCAGATCAAGCATTTGGCTTGGGGCATAAAATGAAAGCTATTGCGATCGATGATGAAATTAGTGATGATCTCTACGGCATCATAATTAAAGCTAAAGAAGGCCGCAAAACTGGCTATGTACCTCTTGCGGATGTGGAGGTGACCGATAAAGAAGACCCTAACTTTTGGGCGGTGCGGGAATATGTGGTTTGGTTCGCCAATCGGTAG
- a CDS encoding biotin--[acetyl-CoA-carboxylase] ligase, whose translation MLFSDLDLWYCDRLDSTNKEAWRLIEKGKGAGLVVIAKEQTAGRGQWGRTWQSNAGGLYLSIVLQPGQNRAIPAPLAAQITMFTAWGIVKALHGALISAIGVSVNTTSPDSKNNFASSLQKSLKNCQTDRHSKNNLNLNLKWPNDLLLNGKKLGGILTETKISQGMVKYAVVGIGINWLNPVPEHGIALGYLETPIATLEALTKIVLSGVVAGYEQFAKYGIAKILNEYLDLLGDRQIQWQGKTGKIERLHQTGELAVQWQGQSGLCRYKPGMISLGYIG comes from the coding sequence ATGTTATTCAGCGATCTGGATTTGTGGTATTGCGATCGCCTTGACTCCACCAATAAAGAAGCCTGGCGCTTGATTGAAAAAGGTAAAGGCGCTGGACTGGTGGTGATCGCCAAGGAGCAAACCGCAGGGCGGGGCCAATGGGGGCGCACCTGGCAATCGAATGCAGGTGGATTATATCTGTCGATCGTGTTGCAGCCTGGTCAAAATCGAGCTATACCTGCGCCTCTGGCGGCACAAATTACGATGTTTACGGCCTGGGGAATTGTAAAGGCTTTGCATGGGGCATTGATCAGTGCGATCGGTGTGAGCGTTAATACTACTAGCCCAGACTCTAAAAATAATTTTGCCAGCAGCCTGCAAAAATCTCTTAAGAATTGCCAAACAGATCGCCATAGTAAGAATAATCTCAACTTGAACCTCAAATGGCCCAATGATCTATTGCTTAACGGCAAAAAGCTAGGTGGTATTCTAACCGAAACAAAAATAAGTCAAGGCATGGTCAAATATGCCGTGGTTGGGATTGGCATTAATTGGTTGAATCCAGTGCCTGAGCATGGCATTGCCCTGGGCTATTTAGAAACGCCGATCGCCACCCTCGAAGCCCTCACCAAGATCGTCCTATCGGGGGTAGTGGCAGGATATGAACAGTTTGCAAAATATGGAATTGCTAAAATCCTGAACGAGTATTTGGATTTATTGGGCGATCGCCAGATCCAGTGGCAAGGCAAAACAGGCAAAATTGAGCGATTGCACCAAACTGGGGAACTGGCGGTACAATGGCAGGGTCAATCTGGCTTATGTAGATATAAACCAGGTATGATTTCATTAGGATATATAGGGTAA
- a CDS encoding M23 family metallopeptidase: MQKISLQTLTLLTMVCFVASGTTANQAQAASKSYVETDPIMIDAAPAEVAPAPIAPGLPVTPPAVQLEAPAVQMEATPDYAAGNESYDSYANSDYPESSDYPEPVVQIDAPAIDAPAVDFAPESVEVVMENRSTGCQTAESNLGAVDANLCAPPVYHDYQPIAASSYAYVDSYGQEATINIALRQLSDQELAQMSLPGNDDTTMIYPLAIPAVISSYFGYRVHPISGVAKLHQGTDIAAPTGTPVLATYSGTVEIAGWLGGLGLAVVISHGDQLETRYGHMAELVVKPGQEVAQGEVIGFVGSTGYSTGPHLHYEVWQKVGQEWIAMNPTLQLQLALAELNRYIAQTVEPLT; encoded by the coding sequence ATGCAAAAAATTTCACTCCAAACCCTGACCTTACTCACAATGGTTTGCTTTGTGGCCAGTGGCACAACCGCCAATCAGGCACAGGCAGCCAGCAAGTCCTATGTAGAAACCGATCCAATTATGATCGACGCGGCTCCCGCTGAAGTCGCACCTGCGCCGATCGCTCCAGGATTGCCCGTAACACCGCCCGCCGTCCAGCTCGAAGCTCCCGCAGTGCAAATGGAGGCAACGCCAGATTATGCCGCTGGAAATGAGAGCTATGACAGCTATGCAAATTCTGATTACCCAGAGTCCTCAGATTACCCAGAACCAGTGGTACAGATCGACGCGCCCGCAATCGACGCGCCCGCAGTTGACTTTGCGCCAGAGTCAGTGGAAGTGGTAATGGAAAACCGCAGCACCGGTTGCCAGACTGCCGAGAGTAATCTGGGTGCGGTTGATGCCAACCTCTGTGCGCCACCGGTATATCACGACTACCAGCCGATCGCTGCCAGCAGCTATGCCTACGTTGATTCCTATGGTCAGGAAGCGACAATTAATATTGCGCTACGGCAACTGAGTGATCAAGAACTGGCACAAATGAGCCTGCCTGGGAATGACGACACAACAATGATCTACCCGCTAGCGATCCCAGCGGTGATCTCGTCTTATTTTGGCTATCGCGTGCATCCCATCTCTGGGGTTGCCAAACTACACCAGGGTACAGATATTGCTGCTCCAACTGGTACGCCTGTACTGGCTACCTACAGCGGCACCGTAGAAATTGCTGGTTGGCTCGGTGGACTGGGCTTGGCGGTGGTGATTTCCCACGGCGATCAGCTCGAAACCCGATATGGCCATATGGCTGAATTGGTGGTCAAGCCAGGTCAGGAAGTGGCACAAGGCGAAGTGATTGGCTTTGTGGGCAGCACTGGCTACTCAACTGGCCCCCATTTGCATTACGAAGTTTGGCAAAAAGTTGGTCAGGAATGGATCGCCATGAACCCAACTCTTCAATTGCAGCTTGCCCTGGCAGAACTTAATCGCTATATTGCCCAAACAGTAGAGCCCTTAACATAG
- a CDS encoding chlorophyll a/b-binding protein encodes MENQERNTWSWGFSTGAENWNGRLAMIGFVAALATELIAGQGVLHFWGIL; translated from the coding sequence ATGGAAAATCAAGAACGCAACACATGGTCTTGGGGCTTCAGCACCGGCGCTGAAAACTGGAACGGTCGTCTAGCTATGATCGGCTTCGTTGCTGCTCTCGCTACTGAATTGATCGCTGGTCAGGGTGTTCTGCACTTCTGGGGCATCCTATAG